One stretch of Streptomyces sp. NBC_01142 DNA includes these proteins:
- a CDS encoding GNAT family N-acetyltransferase translates to MHFRTVAYDHPDAVKLNDEVQLEYAERYKDDGGSEGDVTPLDATMFAPPHGLYLLAYDDQDRPVASGGWRSQDENEAGYLDGDAELKRMYVIHEARGLGLARHILAALEDDARAAGRTRMVLETGIRQPEAIALYTSSGYALCAQKFGHYRDYENSRCFAKLLSRP, encoded by the coding sequence ATGCATTTCCGAACCGTGGCGTACGACCACCCCGACGCCGTCAAACTCAACGACGAGGTCCAGCTCGAATACGCCGAGCGGTACAAGGACGACGGCGGGAGTGAGGGCGACGTCACACCGCTCGACGCCACGATGTTCGCACCGCCCCACGGTCTCTATCTCCTCGCGTACGACGATCAGGACCGGCCCGTCGCCAGCGGCGGCTGGCGTTCCCAGGACGAGAACGAGGCGGGCTACTTGGACGGAGATGCCGAGCTCAAGCGCATGTATGTGATCCACGAGGCCCGCGGCCTGGGTCTCGCCCGCCACATCCTCGCCGCCCTGGAGGACGACGCCCGCGCGGCCGGACGCACCCGCATGGTCCTGGAGACCGGCATCAGACAGCCCGAGGCGATCGCCCTCTACACCTCCAGCGGCTATGCGCTCTGCGCGCAGAAATTCGGCCACTACCGCGACTACGAGAACAGCCGCTGCTTCGCGAAGCTCTTGTCGCGCCCCTGA